One window from the genome of Metabacillus flavus encodes:
- a CDS encoding TetR/AcrR family transcriptional regulator → MKQLARRIRSEQLIAESAKQLIAQKGCHQTTFAELMKMTGLSKGAIYHYVSSKDDLMAKVLQNLLEESNDRFFYKLSEGQKAMLDPADVLAEQIRVMEDPEQIIGKIFVYLVSRTDHQTARDALDDFYDSLYQFALLWIRSGQQNGTIPSGLDPAKAAELYMLLLDGFRLRSTLYQSDFKLSSDELSAVLSQLFNREDLLSSSS, encoded by the coding sequence GTGAAACAGCTTGCCAGACGTATTCGTTCAGAGCAATTGATAGCAGAATCGGCTAAACAGCTTATTGCACAAAAAGGCTGCCACCAGACAACGTTTGCTGAATTAATGAAGATGACAGGTCTGTCAAAAGGTGCTATTTATCATTACGTGTCAAGCAAAGACGACCTGATGGCAAAGGTTCTGCAGAATCTTCTGGAAGAAAGCAACGACCGTTTTTTTTACAAGCTGTCTGAAGGCCAAAAAGCCATGCTGGATCCAGCGGACGTATTAGCAGAACAAATCAGAGTGATGGAAGATCCGGAACAAATTATCGGGAAGATATTTGTTTATTTAGTTTCACGAACAGATCATCAAACTGCACGGGATGCCCTCGATGATTTCTATGACAGCCTCTATCAGTTTGCTCTATTATGGATACGTTCCGGACAGCAGAATGGGACAATCCCTAGTGGGCTGGATCCTGCTAAGGCAGCGGAGCTGTACATGCTGTTGCTTGACGGCTTCAGGCTGAGGTCCACTCTTTATCAATCGGATTTTAAGCTGAGTTCTGATGAACTTTCTGCTGTTTTGAGCCAGCTTTTCAACAGGGAAGATCTGCTTTCATCGTCCAGTTAA
- a CDS encoding putative quinol monooxygenase has protein sequence MISITAYMNVKPEYREVFLEKVQQVVELTREEEGNVSYRLFEEVSNSNQFVMLEQWKDQHAIDVHNRSEHFQTFFASAKKILAEPLTLKRFINDDD, from the coding sequence ATGATCAGCATTACAGCCTATATGAATGTGAAACCAGAGTACCGGGAAGTGTTTCTTGAAAAAGTGCAGCAGGTAGTTGAACTTACAAGAGAAGAAGAAGGTAATGTTAGTTACCGCCTATTTGAAGAAGTAAGCAATTCAAACCAGTTTGTTATGCTTGAGCAATGGAAAGATCAGCATGCGATCGATGTTCACAATCGATCAGAACACTTCCAGACTTTTTTCGCATCGGCTAAAAAAATACTTGCAGAACCCCTCACATTAAAGCGATTTATTAATGACGATGATTAA
- a CDS encoding sporulation protein codes for MLLRKWMSRLGIGAAKIDLVLDSEIYKQGDVIHGRYDIYGGTIEQKLKRIESDLVQTQNGKETHILNNCIYTASTVMADENRAISFKCRLPEHLPLTDEKTSYKFVTKLIFDNGTDSLDHDEIRVISL; via the coding sequence ATGCTATTGAGAAAATGGATGTCCCGTCTTGGGATTGGCGCAGCTAAAATTGATCTTGTTTTAGACAGCGAAATCTATAAACAAGGAGACGTCATACATGGACGCTACGATATTTATGGGGGAACCATTGAACAAAAATTGAAAAGAATTGAATCCGATCTTGTTCAAACGCAAAATGGAAAAGAAACCCACATTTTGAATAACTGTATTTACACTGCATCCACCGTCATGGCAGATGAGAATCGGGCGATATCCTTTAAATGCAGATTACCTGAGCATTTACCTCTGACGGATGAAAAGACAAGCTACAAGTTTGTCACAAAACTCATTTTTGATAATGGGACGGACAGTCTGGATCATGATGAAATCAGGGTCATCTCACTATAA
- a CDS encoding Cof-type HAD-IIB family hydrolase, translating into MKLIAIDLDGTLLSSQLKISDVNRKAILKAQEKHHVMICSGRAPEDIQAVLKEFDLQCDLAGSNGTVVYSKGKLLSRVSISEGAVRESAALLDQKNVPYKIYTSEGIYVLNSWAERTTAALKAMDGRHSISESEYKRITEQPKADGAVKLFDSVEDLLSMEGLSIQKFFILTLDQGLKEELLPALESIDGIAPTSSGPNNIEIMNPDGHKGQGLRIMASHLGIKMEDTVAIGDNFNDVPMMEAAGLSIAMGNADPDVKKLCDRETVSNNDDGVAHAIMNVIMA; encoded by the coding sequence ATGAAACTGATTGCAATTGACTTAGATGGAACACTGTTATCATCGCAGCTGAAGATTTCTGACGTAAACCGAAAGGCAATTTTAAAAGCACAGGAAAAACATCATGTCATGATTTGCTCCGGCCGGGCTCCAGAAGATATTCAAGCGGTATTAAAGGAATTTGATTTGCAATGTGATCTTGCAGGCAGCAATGGCACAGTCGTTTACTCAAAAGGAAAGCTGCTATCAAGGGTATCAATCAGTGAAGGGGCAGTCAGGGAATCAGCCGCTTTACTCGATCAAAAGAATGTACCATATAAAATTTATACAAGCGAAGGCATTTATGTGCTGAACAGCTGGGCGGAACGGACTACCGCCGCATTAAAAGCTATGGATGGCAGGCATTCCATTTCTGAATCAGAATATAAAAGAATCACTGAACAGCCGAAAGCGGATGGAGCAGTAAAGCTGTTTGACTCGGTTGAAGACTTGCTGAGTATGGAAGGGCTGTCCATTCAAAAGTTCTTTATTTTAACTCTCGATCAAGGTTTAAAAGAGGAGCTGCTCCCAGCCCTTGAGAGCATCGATGGGATTGCTCCGACTTCATCAGGACCAAATAATATCGAAATCATGAATCCAGACGGGCATAAAGGACAGGGTCTTCGAATCATGGCGTCCCATTTAGGAATTAAAATGGAGGACACTGTGGCCATTGGTGATAACTTTAATGACGTTCCGATGATGGAAGCCGCTGGATTATCCATTGCAATGGGAAATGCAGATCCAGATGTAAAGAAACTTTGTGACAGAGAAACGGTTTCCAATAACGATGATGGTGTAGCACACGCAATAATGAATGTCATAATGGCTTAA
- a CDS encoding ketopantoate reductase family protein translates to MKFLVVGAGAVGGYFGGRLAENEQDVTFLVREKRNRQLAETGLIIKSVHGDFSFQPKTILSGDQGAYDVILLSTKAYQIDQALSDIEPYVQDNKVIIPMLNGMDHIHKLKERFSAHQVLGGLCFIESDLSPEGFIIQTSQTHRFVFGEWDGSMPERVRDVEHAFDGSKSDAKASRSIVQDMWEKYLFIAAMSGVTTLFRQPIGPIRKVHESREFLARLFKELESVMRQAYAPLSGHITEKHMQTIDQISYTMKSSMQRDMEKHGNVEADHLHGYLYSMASETGVSVPNLQAVYSNLKLYEKSRESSF, encoded by the coding sequence ATGAAATTTTTGGTTGTTGGAGCAGGAGCTGTTGGGGGATATTTTGGAGGAAGACTGGCCGAAAACGAACAGGATGTAACGTTTCTTGTAAGGGAAAAACGGAATCGGCAGCTTGCTGAAACAGGCCTGATTATAAAAAGTGTTCACGGGGATTTCAGCTTTCAGCCAAAAACCATCCTAAGCGGAGATCAAGGAGCATACGATGTGATCCTTCTTAGTACAAAAGCCTACCAGATTGATCAGGCGCTATCCGATATTGAGCCGTACGTTCAGGATAATAAGGTAATTATTCCGATGCTGAATGGGATGGATCATATACATAAGCTGAAAGAGCGTTTTTCTGCTCATCAGGTGCTAGGGGGCCTGTGTTTCATTGAGTCTGACCTTTCACCGGAGGGTTTCATTATTCAGACCAGCCAGACCCACCGTTTCGTTTTTGGGGAATGGGATGGGAGTATGCCGGAAAGGGTTCGGGATGTCGAGCATGCATTTGATGGAAGCAAAAGTGATGCTAAAGCAAGCCGCTCGATTGTGCAGGACATGTGGGAGAAGTATCTTTTTATCGCAGCTATGTCAGGTGTAACGACACTTTTCAGACAGCCGATCGGGCCGATTAGAAAGGTGCATGAATCGAGAGAATTTCTAGCGCGGTTGTTTAAAGAATTGGAATCTGTAATGAGACAGGCATATGCACCTCTATCCGGACACATTACAGAGAAACATATGCAAACAATCGATCAGATAAGCTATACAATGAAATCTTCTATGCAAAGAGACATGGAAAAACACGGAAATGTTGAAGCAGACCATCTGCACGGATATCTTTATAGTATGGCAAGTGAGACAGGTGTATCAGTTCCGAATTTGCAGGCTGTTTACTCAAATTTAAAACTATATGAAAAATCCAGGGAATCCTCGTTTTAA
- a CDS encoding peroxiredoxin-like family protein has translation MAEVQLREGFKAYLEQFKKNTPIETQQKMETAIQELEDSEEGKGLQVGDQVPNFVLPDARGKEISITDILKKGPAVITFYRGGWCPYCNMELKAYQSILDEIHEAGAELVAISPESPDASLSTKEKNELSFHVLSDKENSTAQDFNLVYRMPEYLIEIYKEKGLDVPGHNRDETWSLPVSATYIADQSGNIIYEYTKADYKDRAEPSEILSQLKQLNY, from the coding sequence ATGGCTGAAGTACAGCTTCGTGAAGGCTTTAAGGCATATCTGGAGCAGTTCAAGAAAAATACTCCAATAGAAACTCAGCAGAAAATGGAGACAGCGATCCAAGAGCTTGAGGATTCTGAAGAAGGAAAGGGCCTTCAGGTTGGTGATCAAGTTCCCAATTTCGTTCTTCCGGATGCCAGAGGAAAGGAAATCAGCATTACGGATATTCTGAAAAAAGGACCTGCTGTTATAACATTTTACAGAGGCGGATGGTGTCCTTATTGCAATATGGAGCTTAAAGCGTATCAGTCCATTCTGGATGAGATTCATGAAGCGGGAGCAGAACTTGTGGCCATCAGTCCGGAAAGCCCTGATGCATCCTTAAGTACGAAAGAAAAAAATGAACTTTCCTTTCATGTATTAAGTGACAAAGAAAACAGTACAGCACAGGATTTTAATCTTGTTTACCGGATGCCTGAATATTTAATTGAAATTTATAAGGAAAAGGGATTGGATGTTCCAGGGCACAATAGAGATGAAACCTGGAGTCTTCCTGTATCCGCTACCTACATTGCCGACCAAAGCGGGAATATTATTTATGAGTATACAAAAGCCGATTATAAAGATCGGGCAGAGCCTTCAGAAATTCTTTCCCAATTAAAACAGCTTAATTACTAA
- a CDS encoding MFS transporter codes for MGDAAIQRPKGKNTRWAISSLLCSIIILNYFDRVAIAVAAPELQASFNLSATEIGIVFSIYNYAYTMMQLPIGTMLDKWGVSWITRIGMAVWSILTIIFAFISGKLLLYILRFFTGVMSASAFPAASKATANWFPYHERGLANSLFDSAAKFSNVIGGPLVALLITFYDWRTAFLVLGIINVIFTLVFWSYYDEPGRHKKISEEEINYIQKYGADASDIPVHRAKDVWKKLFASRKVWGVTIGFTGYGYTFNLLLLWLPTFFKEEFQVDLLSSSLLTAIPWLIASITGVAVGGWLVDRLIQKGHKPDRVYKGVIIIGMLIGFSFLGAIFTSNPILSMVFISVGLAGISATAPIGWTIASKISPPGAQGQTSSIVNFSNNLFGGIIAAALTGYLVDKTGSFNLSFMIAGAVLAIGLFFYTIVLGDIKTVEFGKTEKESK; via the coding sequence ATGGGTGATGCAGCGATTCAAAGACCGAAGGGGAAAAATACGAGATGGGCTATTTCTTCCCTCTTATGCAGCATAATTATCCTCAATTATTTTGACCGGGTTGCGATCGCGGTCGCGGCGCCTGAGCTGCAGGCCAGCTTCAACCTGTCCGCTACTGAGATTGGTATTGTTTTTTCGATATATAATTATGCTTATACTATGATGCAGCTGCCTATAGGAACAATGCTGGATAAATGGGGAGTATCATGGATTACAAGAATCGGTATGGCGGTATGGAGCATATTAACCATCATTTTCGCATTTATAAGCGGAAAGCTGCTCCTTTACATATTAAGGTTTTTTACCGGAGTCATGAGTGCATCTGCTTTTCCTGCTGCTTCTAAAGCTACGGCTAACTGGTTTCCATATCATGAACGGGGTCTGGCTAATTCATTATTTGATTCCGCTGCTAAATTTTCGAATGTAATTGGAGGACCGCTGGTTGCACTATTAATTACATTTTATGACTGGCGCACTGCCTTTTTGGTTTTAGGAATCATAAATGTCATCTTTACACTGGTTTTTTGGAGCTATTATGACGAACCGGGGAGACATAAAAAAATTTCAGAAGAAGAAATCAATTACATTCAAAAGTATGGAGCAGATGCTTCGGATATCCCTGTGCACCGGGCGAAAGATGTGTGGAAAAAGCTTTTTGCCAGCAGAAAGGTATGGGGAGTGACCATTGGTTTTACCGGATACGGCTATACGTTTAATCTTTTATTACTATGGCTCCCTACCTTTTTTAAAGAAGAATTCCAGGTTGACCTCTTATCGTCCTCTTTGCTGACCGCTATTCCATGGCTAATCGCTTCTATAACAGGAGTAGCGGTGGGAGGATGGCTCGTTGATCGGCTGATTCAAAAAGGGCATAAACCGGATCGGGTGTACAAAGGTGTCATTATAATCGGAATGCTGATTGGTTTTTCATTCCTTGGCGCCATTTTTACCAGCAATCCGATTCTCTCCATGGTATTTATCTCCGTTGGTCTCGCCGGAATATCTGCCACGGCACCAATCGGATGGACAATTGCATCCAAAATTTCTCCACCCGGTGCACAGGGGCAGACAAGCTCTATCGTTAATTTCTCGAATAATTTATTCGGAGGAATCATAGCGGCTGCCCTTACAGGATACCTTGTAGATAAAACGGGTTCTTTTAATTTATCTTTCATGATTGCAGGAGCGGTTCTTGCTATCGGACTGTTCTTTTATACGATTGTGCTGGGAGATATAAAAACGGTCGAATTTGGTAAAACGGAAAAAGAGAGCAAATGA
- a CDS encoding thiol-disulfide oxidoreductase DCC family protein, which produces MKHVVFYDAQCPLCFHLKKSLSSLDWRCRIKWSSIQTIEETPFAFLRDLPLLEKIHMITKDEEVLAGAHALRKIFLSMPLTKPLGIIMYVPFVIKAAEMFYSKVSTSRFKWFGRYSQPRYD; this is translated from the coding sequence TTGAAGCATGTCGTGTTTTATGATGCACAGTGTCCATTATGTTTTCATTTAAAAAAATCCCTTTCCTCATTAGACTGGCGCTGCAGAATTAAATGGTCTTCTATACAAACGATAGAAGAAACTCCCTTTGCATTCTTGAGAGATCTTCCTTTACTTGAAAAAATTCATATGATTACAAAAGATGAAGAGGTCTTGGCCGGAGCGCATGCATTAAGGAAGATTTTTCTATCCATGCCACTTACCAAGCCGCTTGGCATCATTATGTATGTTCCATTCGTGATAAAGGCAGCAGAGATGTTTTACTCTAAAGTATCTACAAGCCGGTTCAAGTGGTTTGGCCGTTACAGCCAGCCCCGGTATGATTGA
- a CDS encoding SGNH/GDSL hydrolase family protein yields MFAHKNLPVGKIVFIGDSITDSGRKSDPENLGHGYVRLIRDYYVSEGMSSQIEICNRGVSGNRVTDLATRWERDVINEKPDFLSVSIGINDVWRQLDQPGKKQVLPDEFKEIYEQIINKAIEKTTARLILMQPTVIEEDLQSEGNKKLVPYINTVNELALKYHAILVPAHQAFTEVLQINEGIPLTTDGVHMTSTGNLLMAKSWIHSVTHSLG; encoded by the coding sequence GTGTTTGCACATAAAAACTTGCCAGTTGGAAAAATAGTTTTTATTGGAGACAGTATTACGGATTCCGGGAGAAAATCCGATCCTGAAAACCTTGGACATGGATATGTGCGGTTAATAAGAGATTACTATGTATCAGAAGGAATGAGCAGCCAAATAGAGATATGCAACAGGGGAGTCAGCGGCAACCGTGTGACGGATCTTGCTACACGATGGGAAAGGGATGTTATAAATGAGAAGCCCGATTTTCTTTCGGTATCCATTGGGATAAATGACGTCTGGAGACAGCTCGATCAGCCAGGCAAGAAACAGGTGCTCCCTGATGAATTTAAAGAAATTTATGAACAAATAATAAATAAAGCGATAGAAAAAACGACAGCCAGGCTTATCTTGATGCAGCCTACAGTGATTGAAGAAGATCTTCAATCAGAGGGGAATAAGAAGCTGGTTCCTTACATAAATACAGTAAATGAACTTGCTTTGAAATATCACGCAATTTTAGTTCCGGCCCACCAGGCGTTCACTGAAGTTCTTCAGATAAATGAGGGCATTCCTTTAACCACAGATGGAGTTCATATGACTTCGACGGGTAATCTGCTAATGGCGAAATCCTGGATTCATTCGGTTACCCATTCTTTAGGATAA
- a CDS encoding (S)-benzoin forming benzil reductase, producing MKTFIITGTSRGLGEELASQLLKTDHYVICLSRSKSGMLKQKAEERKAPLLEIQADLTAADSIPDLMEHIFSSIPAEGLQGIYLLNNAGTVQPVAPAELASAGEMVQNISINLIAPMVLTAEFIKRTADIPAEKRIMNISSGAARNSYEGWSSYCSAKAGLDHFSRCIAEEQKHRENGIKCVSIAPGVVDTSMQEHIRSLEEGRFPQQAKFIKLKKEGKLYSPTFAAEKLLTVLFDDQFGSEVIMDIRGV from the coding sequence ATGAAAACTTTTATTATTACAGGTACATCAAGAGGTCTTGGGGAAGAGCTGGCCTCTCAATTACTGAAAACAGATCATTATGTTATCTGTCTATCAAGATCAAAAAGCGGCATGCTCAAGCAGAAAGCAGAAGAGAGAAAGGCTCCGCTCCTCGAAATTCAAGCAGATTTAACGGCAGCAGATTCCATTCCGGATCTTATGGAACATATTTTTTCTTCCATTCCTGCAGAAGGTCTGCAAGGCATTTATTTACTGAATAATGCGGGTACCGTTCAGCCCGTTGCACCCGCAGAACTTGCATCAGCAGGTGAAATGGTTCAAAACATATCCATCAACCTCATAGCTCCCATGGTATTAACGGCTGAATTTATAAAAAGAACGGCTGATATCCCTGCTGAAAAGAGAATAATGAATATCTCATCCGGCGCTGCCAGGAATTCCTATGAAGGCTGGAGCAGCTATTGCTCTGCTAAAGCTGGTCTAGATCATTTTTCGCGCTGCATCGCTGAAGAACAAAAACATAGAGAAAATGGGATTAAATGTGTCTCGATCGCTCCAGGTGTCGTTGATACAAGTATGCAGGAGCATATCCGCAGCCTTGAAGAAGGCAGGTTCCCTCAGCAGGCCAAATTTATTAAATTAAAAAAAGAAGGAAAGCTTTATTCGCCTACTTTTGCCGCTGAGAAACTGCTCACAGTACTCTTTGATGATCAATTTGGCAGCGAGGTGATTATGGATATCCGCGGCGTATGA
- a CDS encoding DMT family transporter — translation MREGFVFKLYALAAVAFWGVSFVSSKSLLQNLDPYTIVASRFGLASLLLGLAGAVFNIPLAIRLKHIPQLVILGVSGVFIHQWIQVLALQYIDAVSAGWLIACSPVFTVILSAALLGENMTKSKVFGMAAALAGVLFVAYSEGFKASSNAGVALMVLSTLNWAIYSILLKKLFVPYPIITIAFYTSVIGSLLMLPFTIRNGGWHALVTMPEHQWAHLLFLAIFVSAAAYWFWGKALSRMNASSVAAFLYIEPLFTLAAGAVLLQERMAVSALTGGVMILLGVFWMNKKQPA, via the coding sequence TTGCGAGAGGGATTTGTCTTTAAATTATATGCATTAGCAGCGGTTGCTTTTTGGGGAGTTTCCTTTGTATCCAGTAAATCTTTGCTTCAGAACCTGGATCCTTATACAATCGTGGCGTCAAGATTCGGACTGGCTTCTTTACTTCTTGGACTGGCAGGTGCCGTTTTTAATATCCCTTTAGCTATCAGATTGAAGCATATACCCCAGCTTGTAATCCTGGGTGTTTCCGGTGTGTTCATTCATCAGTGGATTCAAGTGCTGGCTCTTCAATACATTGATGCCGTTTCCGCAGGCTGGCTGATTGCCTGTTCCCCGGTTTTTACCGTCATACTATCGGCCGCACTTTTAGGGGAGAACATGACGAAAAGCAAAGTGTTCGGGATGGCTGCCGCCCTCGCAGGTGTACTTTTTGTCGCTTATAGTGAGGGATTTAAAGCTTCATCTAATGCAGGTGTTGCATTAATGGTGCTCAGTACACTTAATTGGGCGATTTACTCCATCTTATTAAAAAAGTTATTTGTGCCTTACCCAATAATCACGATTGCGTTTTACACGAGTGTCATTGGTTCTCTGCTGATGCTTCCGTTTACGATAAGAAATGGGGGCTGGCATGCTTTAGTTACAATGCCTGAACATCAATGGGCGCACCTTCTTTTTCTGGCAATCTTTGTTTCTGCAGCCGCCTATTGGTTTTGGGGAAAGGCGTTATCAAGGATGAATGCCTCAAGCGTGGCCGCTTTTCTGTATATTGAGCCTCTATTTACCTTGGCTGCAGGAGCAGTCCTCCTGCAAGAAAGAATGGCAGTTTCAGCACTAACAGGGGGGGTTATGATTCTTCTTGGTGTCTTTTGGATGAATAAGAAACAGCCTGCTTGA
- a CDS encoding DUF2179 domain-containing protein: protein MLLQPLLIFVLQILYVPILTLRTIFLVKNQTRAAAGVGLMEAAIYIVALGIVFQDLSNIYNIIAYVLGFSVGLYLGGKLENRLAIGYVTHHVNLNERSDELVHALRNAGFGVTVFTGQGLNSMRYRLDIVAKRSREQELMEIVEEIEPKAFMTSYELRSFKGGYMVNSMKKRAKKFNSEKNQEQAKTGDSQ, encoded by the coding sequence TTGCTTTTACAGCCGCTTTTGATTTTCGTCCTGCAGATTCTATATGTTCCAATCCTTACTCTTCGGACAATCTTTTTAGTTAAGAATCAAACGAGAGCAGCCGCTGGCGTTGGATTAATGGAAGCTGCGATTTACATCGTGGCGCTTGGAATTGTTTTTCAGGACCTTTCTAATATTTATAACATTATTGCCTATGTTCTGGGCTTCAGCGTTGGGTTATATTTAGGCGGCAAACTTGAAAACAGGCTGGCAATCGGCTACGTTACCCACCACGTTAATCTTAATGAGCGTTCTGACGAATTAGTTCATGCGCTAAGAAACGCCGGCTTCGGAGTTACGGTTTTCACCGGACAAGGCTTAAACTCCATGCGCTACCGTTTGGATATTGTCGCCAAACGATCAAGAGAGCAGGAACTTATGGAAATTGTAGAGGAAATTGAACCGAAGGCGTTTATGACTTCCTATGAATTGAGATCATTTAAGGGCGGTTATATGGTTAATTCCATGAAAAAAAGAGCTAAAAAGTTTAACAGTGAAAAAAATCAGGAACAAGCTAAAACGGGCGATTCTCAATGA
- a CDS encoding helix-turn-helix transcriptional regulator, whose amino-acid sequence MKESRNSSGFLLKQRAFLKLYMITLTDQKRLYGLKLLDNMRDEFRRFGYKPNHSEVYKALHELIDDGVLKQVKKKKEGMKLQEVVFYEFKDFDAAMLYKKQLKVELERCQGLIDKAIKDNF is encoded by the coding sequence ATGAAAGAATCGAGAAACAGCAGCGGTTTCCTGCTTAAACAGCGGGCATTTCTTAAATTATATATGATCACACTGACAGACCAGAAAAGACTTTATGGGCTAAAGCTGCTGGATAATATGAGAGATGAATTCAGAAGATTCGGCTATAAGCCTAATCATTCTGAAGTATATAAAGCTCTTCATGAATTAATTGATGATGGAGTATTAAAGCAGGTTAAGAAAAAGAAAGAGGGTATGAAACTGCAGGAAGTTGTCTTTTATGAGTTTAAGGATTTTGACGCTGCGATGCTCTATAAAAAGCAGCTGAAGGTAGAACTTGAGCGGTGTCAGGGGCTTATTGACAAAGCGATTAAAGATAATTTTTAA
- a CDS encoding VanW family protein, with product MTKETVLEAKNFNRKVELIDSRTNDVLYTYDSSNGDIDADSIADDLAKKIDQPMVPAKLGANGQFSEGQKRVVLDEEKTSGMLQNLSAYESQITLPIEESVPNVKAEDISGITNQVIGEYKTAFNPAVKGRVHNIKLSSNSINNIVLGPGDRFYYNLIVGERTEARGYQKALEIVNKEFVEGVGGGICQTSSTLYNAVENAGLEIIELHHHSKQVGYVPKDKDATVSWGGPDFKFENSKDFPVLIRSTVDEANGSMTIQVLSAAQTVKS from the coding sequence ATGACAAAAGAGACAGTTCTCGAAGCAAAAAATTTCAACCGCAAAGTGGAGTTAATTGATTCCAGAACAAATGATGTTCTTTATACGTACGATTCCTCGAATGGTGATATAGATGCAGATTCAATCGCAGATGACCTTGCAAAGAAAATCGACCAGCCCATGGTGCCGGCAAAGTTAGGCGCCAACGGACAGTTTTCAGAGGGGCAGAAAAGAGTAGTCCTCGATGAAGAAAAAACATCTGGCATGCTTCAAAACTTAAGTGCTTATGAAAGCCAAATTACTCTTCCAATTGAAGAAAGTGTCCCGAATGTAAAAGCAGAAGACATAAGCGGGATTACCAATCAAGTAATCGGTGAATACAAAACAGCTTTTAATCCTGCGGTTAAAGGCCGGGTCCATAATATTAAGCTGTCTTCAAACTCGATTAATAACATTGTGCTTGGTCCTGGAGACCGTTTTTACTACAATTTAATCGTTGGCGAAAGAACGGAAGCAAGAGGCTATCAAAAAGCACTTGAGATCGTGAATAAAGAGTTTGTCGAAGGGGTTGGTGGAGGAATCTGCCAGACATCCTCTACTCTTTACAACGCTGTAGAAAATGCCGGACTTGAAATTATTGAACTGCACCACCATTCCAAACAGGTTGGATATGTGCCTAAGGATAAAGATGCTACGGTTTCATGGGGCGGACCGGATTTTAAATTTGAGAACAGCAAGGATTTCCCTGTTTTGATCCGTTCGACAGTTGATGAAGCAAATGGATCCATGACCATTCAAGTATTGAGTGCAGCACAGACGGTGAAAAGCTAA